A stretch of DNA from Ewingella sp. CoE-038-23:
TAAGCGTCTGCTGAACTCCATCATCTGTATTCTGGTGGTGTTCTTGGCGTTGGCCTACTTTGCTAACGACATTTACTATCTGGTTTCTGCTCCGCTGATCAAACAGATGCCGCTGGGCGCCAGCATGATTGCCACCGACGTGGCATCGCCATTCTTCACGCCAATAAAATTGACGATGATTGTGTCGGTGTTCGTGTCTGCCCCTTTCATCTTGTATCAGGTGTGGGGCTTTGTTGCGCCGGCTCTTTACAAGCATGAACGCCGCCTGATGATGCCGCTGCTGTTTTCCAGCTCCGCGCTCTTCTATCTCGGTATGGCTTTCGCCTACTTCATCGTCTTCCCACTGGCTTTCGCTTTCTTTGCGAAAACGGCCCCGGCCGGCGTGCAGATAGCGACCGACATCAACAACTATCTCGATTTCGTCATGGCGCTGTTTATGGCCTTCGGCGTGTCGTTTGAAGTGCCGATTGCTATCGTGTTGCTGTGCTGGAGCGGCGTGACCACGCCGGAAGATCTGAAGAAAAAGCGTCCGTATGTGCTGGTAGGTGCTTTCGTTGTCGGTATGTTGCTGACGCCACCGGACGTTTTCTCGCAAACGCTGCTGGCGATCCCGATGTACCTGCTGTTTGAAATCGGCGTGTTCTTTGCCCGTTTCTATGTGGGTAAACGCCGTCGTTCAGACGTCGAAGATGATGAGCAAGACTCAGCATCGTAACAGAATCATTGAAGTAAAAAACCGCCCAGCAGGGCGGTTTCTTTTTTAGGACGTTATATGTTTGAGATAGGCGTAAACCTGACCAGCAATCAGTTTGATAAAGACCGCCATGATGTCGTTGCGCGAGCAAGACAGGCTGGGCTTTCTGGGATGTTAATCACCGGGACATCGGCCGAAGAGAGCCTTGAGGCTCAACGGCTTGCCGCGCAGTATCCTGACTTTTGCTGGTCGACGGCGGGGGTTCATCCCCATCAGGCCAGTGAATGGAACATCCAAACTGAAGAAGCCGTAAGGGAGCTTGCCGCTAAGCCGCAGGTGGTCGCCTTGGGTGAGTGTGGTTTGGACTTCAACCGTAACTTCTCCCCGGCCGACCAGCAGGAGTCTGCCTTTAGCGCCCAGTTGGCTTTAGCCGCGGAGCTGAGCATGCCGCTGTTTCTGCATTGCCGCGATGCCCATCCGCGCTTTGCTGAACTGTTAACCCCTTGGCTGCGAAAAATTCCCGGCGCGGTGGTTCACTGCTTTACCGGCAGCCAGAAAGAGCTGGAGCTCTATCTATCGCTGGGGCTGTATATCGGCATCACGGGCTGGGTGTGCGACGAGCGGCGCGGTTTGGAACTGCGCGACATGCTCGGCTGCATTCCTGCTGACCGGCTATTACTGGAAACCGACGCGCCCTATCTATTACCTCGTGATATGCCCGAAAAGCCGAAGAACCGCCGCAATGAGCCAGCGTTCTTACCGCATATCATTAAGCAGGTCGCGACGTGGCGCGGAGAGGATCCAGCGTGGCTGGCAGAGAAAACAGAGAGTAATGCGCGCGGCCTGTTTGGCCTGTAATCGAGGCAAAGGCGCAATCATGCGCCTTAGAGCTGGTTAGAGTTTTTGGAAGTGTTTGTTATCTAAACTTTGCTTCACTTGCTGGTTAATCAAATTCAACAAGAGGTGCGAGCGGGCTTCGCCGTCCGGTTCGGTATAAATGGCTTCAAGACCTTCGAACATCCCTTCGGTGATAACCACCACGTCACCGGGGTGAGGGGTATCAGGGTCCTGCACATCCGGCATAGGCTGGGTCATCAACTGTTTGATAACCTCGGGGTGTACCGTCGCCAGTCGGTTGCCAAAACGAACAAAGTGGCTAACGCCGCGCGTGGCGCTAATGGTCGTGGTATGGATGCTCTCTGGGTCAAACTCGATGAACATGTAGTTTGGAAACAGGGGTTCACTGACCGGAGTACGGCGGCCACGCACCATTTTTTCCAGTGTGATCATTGGAGTTAAACAGTTAACCTGTTGGCGCTCTAAATGTTCTTTAGCGCGCAGAAGCTGACCGCGTTTGCAATATAATAAGTACCAGGATTCCATAGTTTCATACGCCTTCAAACTTAGCCATGAAGCATAGCAAAAGTGGCTAGCGATAGACAGA
This window harbors:
- the tatC gene encoding Sec-independent protein translocase subunit TatC; this translates as MAVEDTQPLISHLIELRKRLLNSIICILVVFLALAYFANDIYYLVSAPLIKQMPLGASMIATDVASPFFTPIKLTMIVSVFVSAPFILYQVWGFVAPALYKHERRLMMPLLFSSSALFYLGMAFAYFIVFPLAFAFFAKTAPAGVQIATDINNYLDFVMALFMAFGVSFEVPIAIVLLCWSGVTTPEDLKKKRPYVLVGAFVVGMLLTPPDVFSQTLLAIPMYLLFEIGVFFARFYVGKRRRSDVEDDEQDSAS
- the tatD gene encoding 3'-5' ssDNA/RNA exonuclease TatD, which encodes MFEIGVNLTSNQFDKDRHDVVARARQAGLSGMLITGTSAEESLEAQRLAAQYPDFCWSTAGVHPHQASEWNIQTEEAVRELAAKPQVVALGECGLDFNRNFSPADQQESAFSAQLALAAELSMPLFLHCRDAHPRFAELLTPWLRKIPGAVVHCFTGSQKELELYLSLGLYIGITGWVCDERRGLELRDMLGCIPADRLLLETDAPYLLPRDMPEKPKNRRNEPAFLPHIIKQVATWRGEDPAWLAEKTESNARGLFGL
- the rfaH gene encoding transcription/translation regulatory transformer protein RfaH, whose translation is MESWYLLYCKRGQLLRAKEHLERQQVNCLTPMITLEKMVRGRRTPVSEPLFPNYMFIEFDPESIHTTTISATRGVSHFVRFGNRLATVHPEVIKQLMTQPMPDVQDPDTPHPGDVVVITEGMFEGLEAIYTEPDGEARSHLLLNLINQQVKQSLDNKHFQKL